gataagttGCGAACGTCTTTGCACCAATCCATaaggactctactaacacttagcttTTGTACTAATGCATCagtgaacctaggctttgatactaatttgtcacgacctaatttctcaagtcatgatatgGCGCCTACtgtaacccaccagtaggcaagccaaactcgTAGTTCAGAACGACTAGCAATATACTCGTaaatagataaagaaaagaatgcaaaatagatgtaataaaagatCAATATGTAATATAATacaaaaacctggtggtatcagttcAAAAACTTCTAATAAAACAaaagtacaaaaattaaataacaaaagaatTACACTGTTATAACTcttctctgaatacaacataaagactagtctagtacataaaagGGTGGAAACTAATATTCCAAAGGTCAAGAGCTCATTCTATATCTCCAAACTATGGTTGGTCCGCAGGATGCACACATTAATAGCGATAACCCACACTATGATTTGtaggctgcaaaagtgtagtatgagtaccaaacacatggtactcagtaggcaactatcgactgagctctaaagataaagCTGATATACATAACATACAAACAAAATGGAAAACTACAACTGAATATCCAGAACTAGTGCTAGTATACTCAGGACTTCTAACTCAGACATCTAATCATAAGTTAATTATGCATCATGataaaatcataagatagaaaagGATAAAATCATACCTCAATTATTAATTCCGAATCAATAACTAATCTATCACAAATTaaccataacaatgatcataacaatatttataacaatatcaaTGACAATGCAAGTAACCAGCTAGTTCAGACAACTaatacctagctgagcctatCACGTACCCCACCTCCCCAAGCTCAGAAGTTTCAATAAATATACAACACACCctaaggcatagtcatcacctatacctatgcaactcCCTTATGGgctaatagatataggcacatactGGCGATAGGCAATGCGCATGCAAAGATAAAAGCAACAGAATCTATATAATGTATCATGACCCAGACTCTAACctgtaaatataattaatattataatagtaTCATCATAAGCATCACCATTATAACCATtgtcatcataaccatcatcatcatcataatcatcgtCATCATAATCACCTTTGGCCTTactgggtatatatatatgtgtgccaTACAAAGGTTAAGCTAGACTTGAACCGGTAGATGTAGACATAGGCACATTAATATAATCATCCTTCTACCTTATCgagtatatcatcataatcatcctcagCCTTGCTGAGCATCAATATCACCATTACAATATCCTTTAGATTTCcaggtatatatatgtatgccaTCACAATGTCCTTCAGCCTTGATagatatataattaatatcattaatcataatataaacaacatcaatactaaaacatACCATCgggttttacccaaaatatatatcatcaatacaatATCTTTCTCtgtcccataccagagagatgtgtatatagatATAAAAAGTGCACGAAGTCAAGCTGTGGAttaaaaacatgtaaattcattgtCTGAAGTGAACTtggggactaaatcattataaaaatgtaaaaaggtTTTAAATCTCTCATGATCGGAGTAactagtagtatcaaatcatagaacAGAATTTATTTTGGTCAAATATTTAAAACATCGTTATTAATCTTTTTTACTCATAAGTAAGTTATCCATTAAGATAGGCAGATatgattatgaagaaatccatttttaaggtAAAAACTGGGCTTCAACCTTTAATTAGGAAAAATGgtaataagatcatattttaactagaatcaaattatttactgatataatgatcatgaatgtacccaATTAATGCATGACATCACTGTTATTTAAAACAATAGAACCATACGCATCAAAATCTATTCATAAACAACAATTGCATCCTTTACAAAGATAAACACTTCCTGGATATCTAACTAATATCATAACACGGCCTTTGGCCCAATAATGCATAAGAAATAATTTAATCATATTAATAAGCCATCTTGTATCTCTAAGACATAGCATAACCAGAAGGTATAAAATATCTGTAATCTATAAAGTGTATTTGTAATCATCTttcatctaggaggcataatattaataagaATCTCACATCTAggggcataatatcaataagcatctcacatatatgaggcataatatatcaataagtatCTTGCATCTAGGAGGTACAGTATTAATAAGAATCTCACATatatgaggcataatatatcaataagcattgcacatctatgaggcataatatatcaataagtatctaacatctaggaggcataacatCAATAAGCATTTCACGTCTacgaggcataatatatcaataagaatTTCACCTctatgaggcataatatatcaataaggccTAATTTCATAACTATGAGGCAATATCATATCTCTATGTCAAATATCACATCTTTGAGGAATATCGTCTCAATAGGCTAAATATCACATCAATGTCTATATCATGGCCATGAGACATTAATCATTATCCAGGAAAGTACCATCTTGACTCACTAAGTCTCAAAATAACCTTACACTAAAGGTTAACTAGTCTCAATTGTGCCTAACATCCATAAATAAATCCATATCGGCTAACCCAAGTCTTGGCCAAAGGTATGCtggaagaacccacttctaatcctcaaatttcatatttaggcaatttatacCTTGAACTAGGATAATGTATCAAAATTAACTTTTTGATGGTGCATAAACCATAATCActcctaagataggaattccacCTAGAAATGTGAGCAATTAAGTTAACTCCACCTAAATTACGATTTTAAGATCACTAGACTAGTACAAATCATGTTAATCATACTAATCATAATTCCAATGCTTAAACAACATTCCAAACTTAGAATCATATCATATCCAATCTACAAATTAGCTCAATCTAGGAAGAAGgaataggattctaaaagtgtAATAAGTATTTTACCTAACGGGTCAAAACCCTCATTTAATTCCCGAACTTCAATAATAAGACTAACTCATTCTACCATAATCAATATTAATATTCATATTCACATGGaatatataacatgcatcatcttacgaagaagagtagacagaggCCAACCTCAATGTTGAACTATAAATCCATAGATCATACAATAAACATCTGTattcaattcaaaatttcaaaatgacATCactatatcaaaattataatctactcatcaatacaggaataatgatacccatattgtaccattgtgctttgggtccaaaaacgaCATTGAAAACCCCAAGTAGGTCCTGctcataaaaatcatgtttttgagGTCAACTCAATGTTCATATATGATCAAGGAATAATATCCATCAATAATGGGCGAAAACAAAgttaatttggggctaaaatcaaccccttaagctatttggggttttggtcaagAAATCACTAAAATCAACTAAGAAAAGGTTGTAACCTTACCTCAAATCAGAAGATAATTacaaaaatagatgttaatcaatATTCCAAGTTACCCACAAGTCTAAATTTTGATCTATCACACTCTTTAGGGCTTTTGGATCTCAAGACATAAGTGGAAATGGGCAAATTCATGACCTAAGGGGTCGAATTATACCCTTTCCACATAATCAGGAGTAGCAATCGCACACCCTGGCCTCAAAAGAAGATTTGGTGATTTCCATACCCTCTAGTGAAATTGCACTACTAAATTTGCACATACTTGTGCGATTGTCACTCTAGTGATGCAATCATACATGCACTAGAAaccagctgaaacttggaaatttttccaagtctctGCTAATGCCTTAGGATTTATTCTGATATAACGATCTCTCTTTAATGTTTCTTTTACATAATATACTGGCTGACCAACGTCACTAAACCTAATGGTCGACGACGGTGTAGCGAACGCCGGCAATAGGTAAGGATGTTCTCTATCCCTTGTTTTTCACTCTCTTCAACCCTCTCTAGCCCCGTCTCTATCTTTATCTCTCTCCATTCCCCTCTATCCTTCTCTCCTCAAAAACTGCTATCACCGATGAGTTTAAGGTTCCCTCCAGCTTGACCCCTCTCTAGTGACCGATAAGGGTACAGCAGTAGGCAGACAAACAAAGTTGGTATGAAGACAAGCAAATGTCCAGCGTTCAAAAGGTCCTAGAGGGAACTTCGATGACTTTTTGGTGACGCACTGGAGGGATTTTTTCTAGGGGAATCATCTCCAGCAaccaatatcatcaaaaacatcaTTGGAACCAAAATCATGCAGGATTACCCCGGTGACATCTaaactttgagtttttagttactTCTTACAATTTAATTTCTTTGTATTATTGTGTATTATTGTATtatatggtattattttgtttcttaggACTATAGTTATGATGGGTTATTTTCATTTATTGGTGGAAATTATTGTGTTATTCTAGCTGCTAGACCAAATAGGGTGTTTTGTGCATGACTGCTATTTCCCTATTGTTAccttatttttttgattatttttttgggCCTTGTTTTACTTAGTGAGTAGTGTCAGTAGGGGCTAATAGTGGAATAGGGTCTTATCCATGGAGGCTGAGGTGAGGGGTTATTTTGGGAAGGGGAGAAGAGAGAAGGGCTGGGGTGGGTGTGAGGTATAGGTTGGGTGTTAGGGCTAGATCAGTGAGGGGTGGTAGAGTATAGGTGAGAGGCGATAAAGGAaaggttgagggtagggtcttagaacatagggacccttcagggtaagtctgTTGAGTTGGTGAAGATTCTAAAAAAAGAAGGATTAACATTATGTGTGTttaggagactaagtgggtagggtttaaggctagggatgtggatgggtacaagctgtggtactcaggCAGTGAGAGGCATCGGAATGGTATGGGCATGTTACTAGAAGAGGAGCTTAGAAGGCAAGTGGTGGAGGTTAGGAGGGTCAGTGATAGGGTGACAtcgattaagttggtcattggggggtttacgttgtatgtgtgtagtgtttatgtgCCGCAAGAGGGCTTGGATGAGGATGTGACAATAAGTTTTTAGGAGGCTCTAGACGAGGAGGTGAGAGCGTGCCTAACTCAAAGAAGATTGTCATAGCATaggacttcaatgggcacatcggggtATTACCAGGAgtttatgatgatgtgcatgggggtttaggtttaagGGATAGAAATGGTGAGGGAGCTGCCCTATTAGATTTTATGGGGGATTTTAGGCTGGTGGTAGTGAACTCGAGCTTTTCAAAGAAGGAagatcacctgattaccttccAAAGTGCGATATCCAAGACTCAGATTAATTTTatgctgcttaggaagggggataaaGCATTTtttaaggactgtaaagtcatttcGAGTGAGTATCTTTCGACCTAACACAAGattttggtgatggacttgataATCAAGAAGAGAAAGGCCAGAGAGggtcgacctagaattaagtggggagGTTTGATGCCAATTAGTGTGGTAGAGATAGAGGAGAAGGTGGCGGGATTGGGGGTACGGGAGTACAGTGGAGACGTGCAtgttatgtgggatagggctgccaGCTGCATCACATACACTGTAAGATAAGTGTTGGGTGTTTCAAGGGATTGGGCATGGTGACATAAGGGGACTGCTGGTggaataaaaaagttaagaagaaCATGGAGATTAAGAAAGAGGCATAtattaagttgattgagagtaaagaagaagatgagaagttGGTGAATAGGAAGTTGTACAAAGTGGTAAGAGAGGAGACTAAGTTAGCAGTTACTGCTACCAAGACAGCAGCATTTGAGAGTCTATATGCGCGACTTGAGGAGAAAGATGGGGAAAAGAGATTATATAGGTTGGCTAAAtctagggagcggaagggtcgtgacctcgttcaagtgaagtgcattaagggaaaGGATGGTAGAGTTTTGGAGAAGGATGTCCACATTAAGAGGAAATagcaggagtattttcatagatTATTGAACGAAGAGGGGGATAGAAGCATTAAGTTAGAAGAGCTGAAGCACTCGGAGAAAAACCGGAATCTCAGCTACTGTATATACTTTAGGGTtaaggaggtcagagaggctattcgtaggataCGGAGAGGTAGGGCGACAGGGCCGGATGAAattctggtggatttttggaagtttactgGTGgagcaggtttaaggtggttgactggtcTATTTAATGGCATTTTCAAGTCTGCAAAAATGCCTGAGGCTtagagatggagtacgatgattccattatataataataagggtgacattcaaagttgcaataactataggggtattaagctattgagtcacactatgaagatttagaagagggtggttgagcggagattgacAAAGGTCGTGTCAGttttggagaaccagtttggatctATGCCTGGTTGCTCGatgacagaggcaatccacctggtgaggagattggtggagttATATAAGGATAGGAATAGGGATTTACACATCGTGTTCATCAACTTGGAGAAGACATTTGACAAAGTCCTTAGAGAGGTGCTTTAGatatgcttggaggtgagaggggtcccaAAGGCGTACAAGagttattaaggacatgtacgagggagggaagactcaggtgaggacagTGAGAGTAGACTCAAAACATTTTCCTGTTGAGATAGGGTTGCATTAGGGATCGATTCTCAATCCATTTCTATTTGTgctggtgatggacgtgttgacacGGAGTATTCAagatgaggtgccttggtgtatgttatttgcagatgatgtagtattgattgatgagacgGGGTGTGAATAATAAATTGGAGGTTTTGAGGCAAACTCTTGAagctaaggggttcaggttgagtaggtctaagATGGAGTATATGGaatacaagtttagtgactcaaACTAGGAGGACAGAGTGGTGGTGAGGTTagattcccaggatgtttgtaaaaGGGATAATTTAAAGTATCTCGGGTGTAtaattcaggggaatggagagatttaTGAGGATATCTCTAAACGTATTAGAGCAAGTTAAATAAAGTGGATGCTCGCCTCAAAAGTGTTGTGTGATAACAAGGTGCCcttcaagcttaaaggtaagttctacagagtggcagtccatccggccatgctgtatggtgctgagtgttggccagtcaagaactcccacattcaaaaattgaaggtagcgaaaatgagaatgttgcattggatgtgtggacttaccagaggggatagagttaggaaagagattattcgggagaaggtgggagtggcatCAGTAGAAGACAAGATACGAGAAaaaaggctgagatggtttgggcatatgatAAGGAGGGGCGCAGATGCCCCAATTCATAGGTGTAAGAGGCTAGCTTTGTATGGTTTCAGAAGAAGTAGAGTTAGgctaaagaaatactggagagaagtgattagacataacatggagctgttacagcttactgaggacatgaccctagataggaaggtatggaggtcgcggataagggtagaaggctaataCGAGGGTGGGTTGTATCTTGTAGTTAGGGAGCTCTTGCGTAGTTGGGTTAGTAaccctaggactgtgtccattgGTAGGTGCTGCTATTGTATACTATTACTAGGTGAGtgtccttttcttatttcttattttcatattaCCCTTATTTTTGTGTCTCTCgcatttctatttttattagtccttatttcttattttggttaTTCCACCAATCATGTTTTTGTGTATTACTTTGATCTTGCATTCTTTATCTTGAGcagggggtctatcagaaatagcttctctacttcttcagaggtagcggtatggaatgcgtacattttaccctccctagaccccacttggtgggaattcactgggtttgttgtttttgtcgTATTTTTTGCTGTTGCTTTTGatatacgcaaatgaactatgtaaccacactaaattcaaatttttggacgtaatgaaaattttggattttccatccacggtcattttgactaaatgtgggtcccacactcaatttttcaactttttgaccaatagttTGAAATGATCTCAGGtgcctcgggacccaaaccaaaggtctacctagcctaaaatagatattatGGCGCTGATGGAATAGTAAGAATTTACATTCAAGACTATCTTACAGAAGTTTTTCCTCGGTGATCATTTGGGATAAGTAAAGACTTTTAAATAGGAATTTAgctaaaaaaaaacaaacaaactgccagtcccagtaagtcataaatgacttagggaagctatggaCAAGCTgtaatagtgaaaataagtagaaatatgaaaaatgacctggaAGGTCATTATAGGATCTACACGACTCATCGTGAcgatcattctgaatatttagAGAAAATACCTAAAAGCTGCAAACTCACTGGAGAGGCAATGAGTCTGGACAATAATCATTTGGATACATGACAAATCGTCATCAAATATCATTGAATCTAGGATACAAAACTGACAATGAGTCATCGTCAGTCCAAGTGACTCGCTGCCTGAGTCATCACCACTGCCGATNNNNNNNNNNNNNNNNNNNNNNNNNNNNNNNNNNNNNNNNNNNNNNNNNNNNNNNNNNNNNNNNNNNNNNNNNNNNNNNNNNNNNNNNNNNNNNNNNNNNTACCATATTCTAATTGATGATATTGTGTATAATAAAAGGAGGTGACACATTTCATATGATTAACCTATATATGTAATGGGCGTGTGAGGGTACGCATAAAagcttttcaaaaatttgagCTGGGAGTATAGAATAGAAACATTTGATCATGTGTTCATGTGCTCAATTGAAATAGACCTTCGAGTCTTTCAATGAAATTTGTTGGTAAGTTTAAGGGACTGCCAATGTATTCCGCCCCTTCATCATGTCCTCATCCATGGCTCTTTCGACCATGTGCCAGCATATGTGATCTCTTCTGCAGCATATGGTGGCTTAAGGTTGAAAGAGCCATGGATGAGGACATGACTAAAGGGTGGAATACATTGGCAGTCCCTTCTGCAGTTTAATATTCTTGGATACCATAAGTCAAGagtcatgatctgaaaagtgGAGCTTTTAGAGCCCTTATAGAACCTCATAAAACCATTACATTATACAACTATGAGTCTCAAAATTATAAACTCCACCACATAAAGGTAAACCGTATTATGACCTGCTCTTTATCCCATCTCAATCATATCCACTTCCTTCAATTTAAGATACAAAATGCAACAAAGAAATTTGGACATATAACTACTTGTTAGGAAATGTGCCATCAAATAAGATacttttccattgaaataaaagtgaaatataCATTACATCCCAATTCATCAACTTAATGGCATTTTTCTCAAACATGAagtacatacaaaaataaaagaatcatTAAATCCTAAGCAACAAGCATTcagcatgaaaaaaaaattgaggtctaatctgagtaaaagaatACAGCATGAAGGTATTACCAAGATCTTCACATTCTCCATTCTAAGCTCTTTCTGCTTAATGAGTAATGTCAAAGCTGATTGAGGTTGTCGTGAAGTCCTCACAAACACATGTGACAAAAATGGAAAGAATTCAGGCCTATAACAGTCCAGACATTACAATCAACTGTCTATTGTTTGGGTTTTCACCTTCTTGTTGACTGACGAATTGCGAAAAAATCATCTACTCCAGTAGCCACGGCATCTGTAGTGCCGCTGGTACTTGTTGCAGATTCACCCTCTTCTTGGTGTTTTGATTCAACGCGAGTCTGGTCTTCAGAATTTTCAGTTCCTCTCTCCTCCACAGTCTCTAGAACATGAATATCTGAAGCAGAGTCTTCCCCTGCACTCTTCCACAGCCAAGCCTCGTGAAGTTGCAAAACATATTCCAGGTGCCACAGAACTTCTCCCATTGTTGGTCTGCTCTTTCCCTCTTCTGCTAGACATTTTTCAGCAATTTCTCCAAATTTCATCAATGATTCTGTGGAATATTGTCCTGCGAGTTGTGGATCAATGATAGTTTCAAGGGATTTTATTCGTTGAAACCGCATTGCCCATTCTGCAAGATTGATCTGATCTTTCGGTAAGCTTGGATTTATAACAGGACGTGCACATATAACTTCAACCAGTACAACCCCAAAGGAGTAAACATCAGATTTCTCAGTCAACTGCTGCCTCCTGAAATACTCTGGATCCAGATAACCAAAACTTCCTTTCACTGCTGTACTGACATGAGTATGCTCCAAAGAAGGGCCAGTTTTAGACAGACCAAAATCTGCCATTTTCGCCACAAGGTTCTCATCTAACAATATGTTGGTTGTCTTGACATCCCTATGTATGATTCCACGCTCTGACCCTGTGTGAAGGTAATGCAGACCACGAGCTGAACCAATACACACCTCTAGTCTTTGCTTCCAGCTTAGGGATGGTAGACCACTGCCAAAGAGATGACTCCTGAGTGTTCCATTGGCCATATACTCATAGACCAAAATCATTTCATTCTGTTCATCGCAGAAACCTATCATGGAGACCAAATGCCTGTGCCTTAGCTTAGAAAGCATTTCAATTTCTGTTTCAAATTCTTTCAGACCTTGTTGAGATTGAGGATTGGCTCGCTTGATTGCAGCGAGGGTGCCATCATCAAGTGCTGCTTTGAAAACTTTACCAAATCCTCCCACTCCAATCACTAAGCTTTCATCAAAGTTGTTTGTGGCTGCTTTAATCTCTGCAAGAGTAAACCGCCTTCCAGATCTTAGAGTTCCAAGACTTTGATATTGTATTGATCCCTTACCATTACCAGTGCTGGTCACAGCAGCTCCATGAAGGAATACAGGCTTCCATCCAGGCGAGTTTTTCTTTGTCTCATCTTTGCTACCCCACCTTCTACATAGCCATATAATAAAAATGACTAAACCTGCAAGAAAGATAATGGATGCAATACCTGATCCAATTCCTACCCACAGGATTAAActttttgaagttgatttttctGGAACATCCTCGTATTTCTGTACATATGCAAGGTTACCATTGCGACTCAACTTGAAAACCTCCAAACCATTCAAAAGAGCATCAGTGCCTGCAGAACCAGTTGTTGTATCTGGACCAAGTTGAACCCAGAGACTGCTGCTTTTCGAGGACATCGCATCAAAGTAATCCTCATGGTATGCTTTGTTCATTCCCCCAGCTCGTGAGAAAATGTCGTAGTTGTCTGCTGCAGttttgttatttatatata
The Capsicum annuum cultivar UCD-10X-F1 chromosome 6, UCD10Xv1.1, whole genome shotgun sequence DNA segment above includes these coding regions:
- the LOC107873067 gene encoding probable receptor-like protein kinase At1g30570; the encoded protein is MKVNGREVFGIFFHFLVLVVFVEIGEAQTKTFLVNCGTNSSVNVDGSRWIGDSVPGSNVTLSSPGIEAYTDSFTGDPSYEPLYKTAKFFSESFNYSFKGAPGSYFLRLHFYPFTFGNRDANESYFAVAANGLKLVSEFNVAGEILHKNSLLQGSGGNSSIFSLVKEYFVTSDIDVFVLEFTPKKDSFGFVNAIEIISVIDKLFVDSISKVGGNGANSSLNLSKRGIQTMYRLNIGGSAIKSTQDSGFRRKWEADSSYMIIADAGAEAKNHSNITYASPNDTSVAPLIVYETARIMSNTDVMEKRLNMSWKLDVDPDFDYVIRLHFCEFDYNKPNQRIFKIYINNKTAADNYDIFSRAGGMNKAYHEDYFDAMSSKSSSLWVQLGPDTTTGSAGTDALLNGLEVFKLSRNGNLAYVQKYEDVPEKSTSKSLILWVGIGSGIASIIFLAGLVIFIIWLCRRWGSKDETKKNSPGWKPVFLHGAAVTSTGNGKGSIQYQSLGTLRSGRRFTLAEIKAATNNFDESLVIGVGGFGKVFKAALDDGTLAAIKRANPQSQQGLKEFETEIEMLSKLRHRHLVSMIGFCDEQNEMILVYEYMANGTLRSHLFGSGLPSLSWKQRLEVCIGSARGLHYLHTGSERGIIHRDVKTTNILLDENLVAKMADFGLSKTGPSLEHTHVSTAVKGSFGYLDPEYFRRQQLTEKSDVYSFGVVLVEVICARPVINPSLPKDQINLAEWAMRFQRIKSLETIIDPQLAGQYSTESLMKFGEIAEKCLAEEGKSRPTMGEVLWHLEYVLQLHEAWLWKSAGEDSASDIHVLETVEERGTENSEDQTRVESKHQEEGESATSTSGTTDAVATGVDDFFAIRQSTRR